In Zobellia roscoffensis, the following are encoded in one genomic region:
- a CDS encoding 4'-phosphopantetheinyl transferase family protein, which produces MKLLKSEAHIWNFNVNDFDALYSYQKLLSPDELERAGKFKFEKDRKTYILARGLLRDLSGRYLGVPPENISFKYSDYGKPHYNQETSLRFNVSHSGELIVLAFVTQGQVGVDVERIKPNFDSAKIAREFFSPDEVSEVLSYPEASLGKAFFNCWTRKESFIKAKGAGLSFDLTSFSVSIHDDFPQLLRTQWNPKEKDSWKFFSFVPQEGYFSALCVSSEIENVSCFDIVHLNRLRCN; this is translated from the coding sequence ATGAAATTACTTAAAAGTGAAGCGCACATATGGAATTTCAATGTAAATGATTTTGATGCGCTTTATTCTTATCAAAAGTTGCTTTCTCCAGATGAACTAGAAAGGGCAGGTAAGTTCAAATTTGAAAAGGATAGGAAGACGTATATTTTAGCCAGAGGATTGCTAAGGGATTTGTCTGGGCGCTACTTGGGTGTTCCACCGGAAAATATCAGTTTTAAGTATAGTGATTATGGTAAACCTCATTATAATCAAGAAACTTCTTTAAGGTTTAATGTGTCTCATTCAGGAGAACTTATTGTCTTGGCATTTGTAACTCAAGGTCAAGTAGGAGTGGATGTAGAGCGAATAAAGCCCAATTTTGATAGTGCTAAGATTGCAAGAGAATTTTTCTCTCCAGATGAGGTTTCCGAGGTATTATCTTATCCTGAAGCCAGTTTAGGTAAAGCCTTTTTTAATTGTTGGACTAGAAAAGAATCTTTTATAAAGGCAAAAGGAGCCGGACTTTCTTTTGATTTGACTTCCTTTTCGGTTTCTATTCATGATGATTTTCCTCAACTCCTTCGAACACAATGGAATCCTAAGGAAAAAGATAGTTGGAAGTTCTTCTCTTTTGTTCCTCAAGAAGGGTATTTTTCAGCGTTGTGTGTGTCTTCGGAAATAGAAAACGTTTCTTGTTTTGATATTGTGCATCTCAATCGCTTGCGTTGTAATTAG